In Drosophila nasuta strain 15112-1781.00 chromosome 2R, ASM2355853v1, whole genome shotgun sequence, a single genomic region encodes these proteins:
- the LOC132786423 gene encoding peptide tarsal-less AA, translated as MLDLDPTGTYRRPRDTRDTRDKQRLALDPTGQY; from the coding sequence atGCTCGATCTCGATCCAACGGGCACCTATCGTCGTCCACGGGACACGCGTGACACACGCGACAAGCAGAGGCTGGCACTGGATCCTACCGGACAGTActag